The Salvia miltiorrhiza cultivar Shanhuang (shh) chromosome 1, IMPLAD_Smil_shh, whole genome shotgun sequence genome has a window encoding:
- the LOC130994406 gene encoding uncharacterized protein LOC130994406 isoform X1 yields the protein MEMGLPRLLLPANFLYKFQPFSPIRSRTKQLNSSPNTQLISAKYRTNSSQLKSATSCKIAKRVVILFKDSHHNRILIKVHLIEGFSTDFTRRELCKIYLQACYQEWLEKQEEDLILKNMCHELYQNVVWKRGFASIIHQLLMALVIIWMPKDG from the exons ATGGAAATGGGTCTTCCACGTCTTCTTCTTCCTGCCAATTTCCTCTATAAATTTCAGCCATTCTCGCCCATTCGATCACGCACAAAGCAGCTTAACTCTTCACCCAACACACAACTCATATCTGCAAAATATCGAACCAATTCATCACAGCTCAAATCTGCTACCTCCTGCAAAATAGCAAAGAGAGTTGTAATCCTCTTTAAAG ATTCACATCATAACAGAATTCTCATAAAG GTCCACTTGATAGAAGGCTTTAGCACTGATTTTACAAGAAGAGAATTGTGCAAGATTTATCTACAGGCTTGTTATCAAG AATGGCTGGAGAAACAGGAAGAGGACCTAATCCTGAAGAACATGTGCCACGAGTTATACCAGAACGTAGTGTGGAAGAGAGGTTTCGCAAGCATAATCCACCAACTTTTGATGGCCTTGGTGATCATTTGGATGCCGAAAGATGGGTAA
- the LOC130994406 gene encoding uncharacterized protein LOC130994406 isoform X4, which produces MEMGLPRLLLPANFLYKFQPFSPIRSRTKQLNSSPNTQLISAKYRTNSSQLKSATSCKIAKRVVILFKDSHHNRILIKVERQMVTCEAEGGCCCISK; this is translated from the exons ATGGAAATGGGTCTTCCACGTCTTCTTCTTCCTGCCAATTTCCTCTATAAATTTCAGCCATTCTCGCCCATTCGATCACGCACAAAGCAGCTTAACTCTTCACCCAACACACAACTCATATCTGCAAAATATCGAACCAATTCATCACAGCTCAAATCTGCTACCTCCTGCAAAATAGCAAAGAGAGTTGTAATCCTCTTTAAAG ATTCACATCATAACAGAATTCTCATAAAG gttgagcggcAGATGGTGACGTGCGAAGCTGAGGGAGGGTGTTGCTGTATTTCCAAATGA
- the LOC130994406 gene encoding uncharacterized protein LOC130994406 isoform X3, whose protein sequence is MEMGLPRLLLPANFLYKFQPFSPIRSRTKQLNSSPNTQLISAKYRTNSSQLKSATSCKIAKRVVILFKDSHHNRILIKVHLIEGFSTDFTRRELCKIYLQACYQG, encoded by the exons ATGGAAATGGGTCTTCCACGTCTTCTTCTTCCTGCCAATTTCCTCTATAAATTTCAGCCATTCTCGCCCATTCGATCACGCACAAAGCAGCTTAACTCTTCACCCAACACACAACTCATATCTGCAAAATATCGAACCAATTCATCACAGCTCAAATCTGCTACCTCCTGCAAAATAGCAAAGAGAGTTGTAATCCTCTTTAAAG ATTCACATCATAACAGAATTCTCATAAAG GTCCACTTGATAGAAGGCTTTAGCACTGATTTTACAAGAAGAGAATTGTGCAAGATTTATCTACAGGCTTGTTATCAAG gttga
- the LOC130993871 gene encoding laccase-14-like: MKFLIVYFSLLFFICGFVAVHGKILRQRFVLQDAPYTRLCGSKSILTVNGKFPGPTIYARVGDTVIVDVINRASENITIHWHGVKQPRNPWSDGPAYITQCPIRPGTNFSQRIVLSDEIGTLWWHAHIEWFRSTVYGALVVLPNLGDQYPFPKPAAEIPIILGEWWNSDIREVLREGLQSGSDFNASNAFLINGQPGDLYPCSNSDTFKVKVDSGKTYLLRMINNVMNNIMFFKIANHNLTVVGSDAAYTKPFTAEYVAISPGQTIDVLFVANQQPSHYYMASRPHNVAGNFANTTTTAILEYTGNYTAPSSPLLPTLPDFADEVASDSFTARLRSLATEAHPIDVPQTVDKELLFTLSVNIFECALNETCNGPLQGRFRTSLNNITFVQPRISILDAYYNRVNGVYEEDFPQNPPFPFNYTMEFVPQLLWIPQNGTEVRVVEYNTSVELVFQGTNILGGTYHPMHLHGYSFYVVGRGNGNFDRERDPSSYNLVDPPLQNTIAVPRNGWTAIRFKANNPGVWLLHCHLERHVTWGMEMAFIVREGKSQDAKMLPPPADMPRC, translated from the exons ATGAAGTTTCTCATCGTGTATTTTTCGTTGCTTTTTTTCATATGTGGCTTTGTAGCAGTTCATGGAAAGATCCTAAGACAGAGATTTGTG TTACAAGATGCCCCATACACACGATTGTGCGGCAGTAAGAGCATATTAACCGTGAACGGAAAATTTCCCGGGCCCACCATATATGCGAGAGTGGGAGACACAGTAATTGTGGACGTCATCAACAGAGCTAGTGAAAATATTACTATTCACTG GCATGGGGTGAAACAGCCAAGAAACCCATGGTCAGATGGGCCGGCTTACATAACCCAGTGCCCGATCCGACCGGGAACGAATTTCAGCCAAAGAATCGTGTTGTCTGATGAAATCGGGACTCTATGGTGGCACGCTCACATCGAATGGTTTCGCTCTACTGTCTATGGTGCTCTCGTTGTTTTACCTAACTTGGGAGATCAATATCCCTTCCCTAAACCTGCTGCCGAAATTCCCATCATATTAG GAGAATGGTGGAACAGTGATATAAGGGAAGTTCTGAGGGAAGGCCTTCAAAGCGGATCGGATTTTAATGCATCTAATGCTTTCCTCATCAATGGTCAACCTGGAGATCTATATCCTTGTTCCAACTCAG ATACATTCAAAGTGAAAGTGGACTCTGGCAAAACATACCTACTTCGAATGATCAACAATGTGATGAACAACATCATGTTCTTCAAAATCGCCAACCACAACCTCACCGTAGTCGGCTCCGACGCCGCCTACACGAAGCCGTTCACGGCCGAGTACGTGGCAATATCTCCGGGCCAAACCATAGATGTCTTGTTCGTAGCCAACCAACAACCAAGCCACTATTACATGGCCTCTCGGCCCCACAACGTCGCCGGGAACTTCGCCAACACGACCACAACCGCCATCCTCGAGTACACCGGAAACTACACGGCACCCTCGTCTCCTCTCCTCCCCACCCTCCCCGACTTTGCAGACGAGGTCGCCTCTGACAGTTTCACAGCACGGCTGCGAAGCTTAGCGACAGAGGCTCACCCCATTGACGTCCCTCAAACAGTGGACAAGGAGCTTCTGTTTACCCTCTCGGTAAACATATTCGAATGCGCTCTAAACGAGACTTGCAACGGACCGTTGCAAGGCCGGTTCAGAACGAGCCTCAACAACATAACGTTCGTGCAGCCAAGAATCTCCATTCTTGATGCCTATTATAACCGTGTTAACGGAGTCTACGAGGAAGATTTCCCTCAGAATCCGCCTTTCCCGTTCAACTACACGATGGAGTTCGTGCCACAGCTGCTATGGATACCTCAAAATGGGACAGAAGTTAGAGTGGTGGAGTATAATACTTCAGTAGAGCTTGTCTTCCAAGGAACAAACATTCTTGGTGGGACATACCATCCTATGCATCTCCATGGCTACAGCTTCTATGTGGTCGGAAGAGGCAACGGAAACTTTGACCGGGAAAGGGACCCTTCCAGCTATAATCTTGTCGATCCTCCTCTGCAGAACACCATTGCAGTTCCAAGAAACGGGTGGACAGCGATTAGGTTCAAGGCGAATAATCCAG GTGTTTGGCTTCTGCATTGCCATCTGGAGCGCCACGTGACCTGGGGAATGGAGATGGCGTTCATCGTCAGAGAGGGAAAGAGCCAAGACGCTAAGATGCTGCCTCCACCTGCAGACATGCCCAGATGCTAA
- the LOC130994406 gene encoding uncharacterized protein LOC130994406 isoform X2, with amino-acid sequence MEMGLPRLLLPANFLYKFQPFSPIRSRTKQLNSSPNTQLISAKYRTNSSQLKSATSCKIAKRVVILFKDSHHNRILIKVHLIEGFSTDFTRRELCKIYLQACYQGPLDRRL; translated from the exons ATGGAAATGGGTCTTCCACGTCTTCTTCTTCCTGCCAATTTCCTCTATAAATTTCAGCCATTCTCGCCCATTCGATCACGCACAAAGCAGCTTAACTCTTCACCCAACACACAACTCATATCTGCAAAATATCGAACCAATTCATCACAGCTCAAATCTGCTACCTCCTGCAAAATAGCAAAGAGAGTTGTAATCCTCTTTAAAG ATTCACATCATAACAGAATTCTCATAAAG GTCCACTTGATAGAAGGCTTTAGCACTGATTTTACAAGAAGAGAATTGTGCAAGATTTATCTACAGGCTTGTTATCAAG GTCCACTTGATAGAAGGCTTTAG